The Yersinia intermedia genome window below encodes:
- a CDS encoding Slp family lipoprotein, producing MAINTSTTQSIKNRSRKWTCGWLGLGVLLLSGCITVPPAIQGTTVTPQQNLNLVRTDPKVFVGQEARFGGTVINVANEAHRTRLEIASVPLDSGARPILGEPSQGRVIAYVNGFLEPVDFRGHLVTVVGPITGVEAGKIGMTPYNFVVINATGYKRWNLAQQVMMPPAMGPWGYHNPGMWGPGWGGWYNPGPAQIQTIVTE from the coding sequence ATGGCGATAAATACGTCAACAACTCAATCTATAAAGAATAGAAGCCGTAAATGGACGTGTGGCTGGCTAGGATTGGGCGTTTTGCTCCTGTCCGGCTGTATTACGGTCCCGCCCGCTATTCAGGGTACTACTGTGACGCCGCAGCAAAATCTTAATTTGGTTCGAACCGATCCGAAGGTATTTGTAGGTCAGGAAGCGCGTTTTGGTGGGACAGTCATTAATGTGGCTAACGAAGCGCATCGCACCCGGCTTGAAATCGCCAGCGTGCCCTTAGATTCAGGTGCCAGGCCTATTTTGGGGGAGCCTTCACAAGGGCGAGTGATCGCCTATGTTAATGGTTTCCTTGAACCAGTTGATTTTCGCGGTCATCTCGTGACCGTGGTTGGGCCGATTACCGGTGTTGAAGCCGGTAAAATTGGGATGACACCGTATAACTTTGTGGTGATAAATGCCACCGGTTACAAACGTTGGAATCTTGCACAACAAGTGATGATGCCACCAGCAATGGGCCCGTGGGGTTATCATAACCCTGGAATGTGGGGGCCGGGATGGGGTGGTTGGTACAATCCAGGGCCCGCGCAGATTCAAACTATCGTTACGGAGTAG
- the tsaB gene encoding tRNA (adenosine(37)-N6)-threonylcarbamoyltransferase complex dimerization subunit type 1 TsaB: protein MSTRILAIDTATEACSVALWNNGEVQALFELCPREHTQRILPMVQQVLAESGLSLTQLDALAFGRGPGSFTGVRIGIGIGQGLALGADLPMIGVSTLQTMAQGAFRLTGASRVLAAIDARMGEVYWGEFERGAQGDWLGEQTEAVMTPAQVLARVPSLSGHWATVGTGWQTYPDLVSSDNVVLVDGQMLLPQAEDMLPLALSSWASGQAVSVENAEPVYLRNEVTWKKLPGR, encoded by the coding sequence ATGTCCACGCGAATTTTAGCGATCGATACCGCAACAGAAGCATGTTCTGTTGCACTGTGGAATAACGGCGAAGTTCAGGCGTTGTTTGAGCTTTGTCCACGGGAACACACCCAACGAATTTTACCGATGGTGCAGCAAGTCCTGGCTGAATCGGGTTTATCACTGACGCAACTCGATGCATTGGCCTTTGGCCGTGGCCCAGGCAGCTTTACCGGTGTCCGTATTGGCATTGGTATTGGCCAGGGATTAGCATTGGGAGCTGACTTGCCGATGATCGGTGTTTCCACCTTGCAGACTATGGCTCAGGGCGCATTTCGCCTGACGGGAGCGTCTCGCGTATTGGCTGCGATTGATGCCCGCATGGGGGAGGTTTACTGGGGCGAGTTTGAGCGTGGCGCACAAGGCGATTGGCTTGGTGAACAGACTGAGGCAGTCATGACGCCGGCACAAGTATTGGCGCGCGTGCCATCACTCAGCGGCCATTGGGCAACGGTAGGCACTGGCTGGCAGACGTATCCTGATCTGGTTAGCAGCGATAATGTGGTGCTGGTTGACGGGCAGATGCTACTGCCGCAGGCAGAAGATATGTTGCCACTGGCGTTATCATCATGGGCGAGTGGGCAGGCTGTCAGTGTAGAAAATGCCGAGCCGGTATATCTGAGAAATGAAGTAACCTGGAAAAAACTGCCAGGCCGCTAG